The sequence GGCCTTTTTTCCGGGGCGACTGCCTTTCCCGGTGATGCACGTCGATACCCGCTGGAAATTCCAGGAGATGTATCGCTTCCGCGAGAAGATGGTCAGCGAGATGGATCTGGACCTGATCACCCACATCAATCCGGACGGTGTCGCGCAGAATATCAACCCCTTCACCCATGGCAGCGCCAAGCACACCGATATCATGAAGACCGAGGGCCTCAAGCAGGCGCTCGACAAGCATGGCTTCGATGCTGCCTTCGGCGGTGCACGGCGTGACGAAGAGAAGTCGCGCGCGAAAGAGCGCGTCTATTCCTTCCGCGACAGCAAGCACCGCTGGGACCCGAAGAACCAGCGTCCCGAACTGTGGAATGTCTACAACGGCAAGGTGAAGAAGGGCGAATCCATCCGTGTCTTCCCGCTGTCGAACTGGACCGAGCTGGACATCTGGCAGTACATCTATCTGGAGCAGATTCCGATCGTGCCGCTGTACTTCGCCGCCGAGCGCGAGGTTATCGAGAAGAACGGCACCCTGATCATGATCGACGACGAGCGCATCCTCGAGCACCTCACCGATGAAGAAAAAGCGCGTATCGAGAAGCGCATGGTCCGTTTCCGCACCCTCGGCTGCTACCCGCTGACCGGTGCCGTCGAGTCCACCGCCACGAGCCTGCCGGAAATCATCCAGGAAATGCTCCTGACCCGTACTTCCGAACGTCAGGGCCGTGTCATCGACCACGATGGCGCAGGGTCGATGGAAGAAAAGAAACGTCAGGGGTATTTCTAAATACCGCTGGAGGCTGAAAGCTTGAGGCTGAACGAATGGATTTCGAACGCCTGGATGTATGGAAACTGTCGGCGCGGCTTTCGGTTGATATATACCGGGAGCTGGCTAGTTGCCGGGATTTCGGATTCAAAGACCAGATCACGCGGTCAGGCCTGTCGGTTCCGAGCAATATTGCCGAGGGCATGACTCGGGATGGTGACAAGGAAAAACGCTATTTTCTGAGCATGGCGAAGGGTTCCTGCTCGGAGTTGCGCACTCAAATATATATAGGGGTTGAGGTGGGATTTATTTCCACTGAATGCGGGAACGACTGGATAAGACGCAGCAAGCGAATTGCGGCGATGCTCTCCGGCCTGCTGAAGCTCCTCCAAAAGCAATAACCCAGGCCGGGACTGGAGGCTTTTTCGTCAAGCCTTCCAGCCTCAAGCCTCCAGCGATAGAGAAGAAAGCATGTCGCATAGTTCTGACCTAATTTCCGCCGACATCCTCGCGTACCTGGCCCAGCACGAGCGTAAGGAGCTGCTGCGCTTCCTCACCTGCGGCAACGTCGACGACGGCAAGAGCACCCTGATCGGGCGCCTGCTGCACGACTCGAAAATGATCTATGAAGATCATCTGGAAGCCATCACCCGCGATTCGAAAAAGTCCGGCACCACCGGCGATGACGTCGACCTCGCTTTGCTGGTCGACGGTCTGCAGGCCGAGCGTGAGCAGGGCATCACCATCGATGTCGCCTACCGTTATTTCTCCACGGCCAAGCGCAAGTTCATCATCGCCGATACGCCCGGTCACGAGCAGTACACGCGCAACATGGCTACCGGTGCGTCCACCTGCGACCTGGCAATCATCCTCGTCGATGCCCGCTACGGTGTGCAGACCCAGACCAAGCGGCACAGCTTCATCACCTCGCTACTCGGCATCAAGCACATCGTCGTGGCCATCAACAAAATGGACCTGATGGACTTCGATCAGTCCGTTTTCGAGGGCATCAAGGCCGACTACCTGGCCTTCGCCGAGCGCATCGAGCTGCAACCCACGTCGCTGCATTTCGTGCCCATGTCCGCGCTCAAGGGAGACAACGTCGTCAACCGCTCCGAGCGCGCACCCTGGTACGAGGGGCAGTCGTTGATGGAGATCCTCGAGAGCGTCGAGATCGCCGGCGATCGCAACTTCGATGACCTGCGCTTCCCGGTGCAATACGTCAACCGCCCCAACCTCAACTTCCGCGGCTTTGCCGGCACCCTGGCCAGTGGTGTGGTGCGCAAGGGCGACGAAGTCGTGGTACTGCCGTCTGGCAAGCG comes from Stutzerimonas stutzeri and encodes:
- the cysD gene encoding sulfate adenylyltransferase subunit CysD, translated to MVDKLTHLKQLEAESIHIIREVAAEFDNPVMLYSIGKDSAVMLHLARKAFFPGRLPFPVMHVDTRWKFQEMYRFREKMVSEMDLDLITHINPDGVAQNINPFTHGSAKHTDIMKTEGLKQALDKHGFDAAFGGARRDEEKSRAKERVYSFRDSKHRWDPKNQRPELWNVYNGKVKKGESIRVFPLSNWTELDIWQYIYLEQIPIVPLYFAAEREVIEKNGTLIMIDDERILEHLTDEEKARIEKRMVRFRTLGCYPLTGAVESTATSLPEIIQEMLLTRTSERQGRVIDHDGAGSMEEKKRQGYF
- a CDS encoding four helix bundle protein; translated protein: MDFERLDVWKLSARLSVDIYRELASCRDFGFKDQITRSGLSVPSNIAEGMTRDGDKEKRYFLSMAKGSCSELRTQIYIGVEVGFISTECGNDWIRRSKRIAAMLSGLLKLLQKQ